A genomic region of Coraliomargarita sinensis contains the following coding sequences:
- a CDS encoding ABC transporter permease, whose amino-acid sequence METFQYAVRKLIYSIPLLFGVTLIAFTLMVYFGPDLTYSLLGKNASPEQIAEVQRELGYDQPFVQRYLMFLKEVVTFDFGNSISTGEEVTSILARTVPISFAVALPAFIISNILGVGLALLAAYHRGGFWDKSVMIFAVVGMSVSYLMIVIAFQIIFCTTYGLNWFPVQGWIDPPPDYIDAGFFEIAYYYWYYYWLYVAVPTLTSIFVSLGYNTRFFRAVIVEELNRDYVRTAKAYGIGNGKVMIKHVLKNSLIPIVTRIIISLPFVIIAGNLVLEKFFGIPGVGLVTYDAITNGDLPVVKAVVTCTAILYVFALILTDIAYKIIDPRISYSK is encoded by the coding sequence ATGGAAACCTTCCAATACGCCGTCCGTAAACTGATCTACTCGATCCCGCTGCTGTTCGGGGTGACGCTGATCGCCTTTACCCTGATGGTCTATTTCGGCCCGGATCTGACCTACAGCCTCCTCGGAAAGAATGCCAGTCCGGAGCAAATCGCGGAGGTGCAGCGCGAACTCGGCTATGACCAACCTTTTGTCCAGCGCTACCTGATGTTCCTCAAAGAGGTCGTCACCTTCGACTTCGGCAATTCGATTTCCACCGGCGAGGAGGTGACCTCCATTCTGGCCCGAACGGTCCCGATCTCCTTCGCCGTCGCGCTGCCTGCCTTTATCATCTCCAATATCCTGGGCGTGGGCCTGGCCCTGCTCGCAGCCTACCACCGGGGCGGCTTTTGGGACAAATCCGTCATGATCTTTGCTGTCGTGGGAATGAGTGTCAGCTACCTCATGATCGTGATCGCCTTTCAGATCATCTTCTGCACCACCTACGGCCTGAACTGGTTCCCCGTGCAGGGCTGGATCGATCCCCCGCCGGACTATATCGACGCGGGCTTCTTCGAAATCGCCTATTACTACTGGTATTATTACTGGCTCTACGTGGCAGTGCCCACTCTAACCAGTATCTTCGTCTCGCTCGGCTACAACACGCGCTTTTTCCGGGCCGTGATCGTCGAGGAGTTGAACCGGGATTACGTGCGCACGGCAAAGGCCTACGGCATCGGCAACGGTAAGGTCATGATCAAGCATGTCTTGAAAAACTCGCTCATCCCCATCGTCACCCGGATCATCATCTCCCTGCCCTTCGTCATCATCGCGGGCAACCTTGTACTGGAGAAGTTCTTCGGTATTCCCGGAGTCGGCCTGGTCACCTATGACGCCATCACCAATGGTGACCTACCCGTGGTCAAGGCGGTCGTGACCTGCACCGCTATCCTCTACGTCTTTGCTCTTATCCTCACGGATATCGCCTACAAAATAATCGACCCGAGAATCTCTTACTCCAAGTGA
- a CDS encoding SOS response-associated peptidase, with translation MCGRFTLHSNKNKLAEAIALALPESIEPDYNIGPGREVLSISQLKETGPRATLMHWGLKTPQNFHVNARIETADTAPRFRENWECHRCLVPANGFYEWYADGITKQPYYIYPTDRELCYLAGLWYPSGREEEADTCILLTTAAEASIQDVHHRMPVILPPEARDAWLGNQLTRKEAVRLANEIPFEKHTVSRRVNSVQNNDSRLIQATAPLQDEQMQLF, from the coding sequence ATGTGCGGCCGATTCACACTCCATTCCAACAAGAATAAACTGGCCGAGGCCATCGCCCTGGCATTGCCGGAAAGCATTGAGCCGGACTATAACATCGGTCCCGGCCGCGAGGTGCTGAGCATCTCCCAGCTAAAGGAAACCGGCCCGCGTGCCACTTTGATGCACTGGGGGCTGAAGACGCCGCAAAACTTTCACGTCAACGCTCGTATTGAAACGGCGGATACAGCGCCGCGCTTCCGCGAGAACTGGGAGTGCCACCGCTGCCTGGTGCCGGCCAACGGATTCTACGAATGGTATGCCGACGGGATCACGAAGCAGCCCTACTACATCTACCCGACTGACCGGGAACTGTGCTATCTGGCCGGGCTCTGGTATCCCTCCGGCCGCGAAGAAGAAGCGGACACCTGCATTCTCCTGACGACTGCCGCCGAGGCCTCGATCCAGGACGTGCACCACCGGATGCCCGTCATTCTGCCTCCGGAAGCTCGCGACGCTTGGCTGGGTAATCAATTGACCCGTAAAGAAGCCGTGCGGCTCGCCAATGAAATCCCCTTTGAGAAACACACGGTCTCGCGGCGGGTCAACAGCGTGCAGAACAACGACAGTCGCCTCATACAAGCCACCGCACCTCTACAAGACGAGCAGATGCAACTCTTCTAG
- a CDS encoding ABC transporter substrate-binding protein, giving the protein MAKKLITSLAAVGLLLTIPCGCKKPFSDREQDNNVFRFSGSGSPVTMDPAAASSTYENLVVTSIYDQFYEYKYLARPFELKPKLAAGMPDVSDDGLVYTFRIKKGIRYADDPCFPDGEGREVVVQDFIFSLKRIFDPKNLPQGEWVWRGKIKGLDEWKATGSDYSQEIEGLKAVDDYTLQITVNEPFPQLVYTLAMGYSSFVPREAVEHYGKEFSLNPVGSGPYALKSFTTRKAVLAKNENYREEYFDLEYEGYDPETQAWVGLEVLDGKRIPIMDNVEAHFMKESMTRWNSLNKGNEIHFGKIPTALTHMVASQLKPLKLKPDYAKKFKGMSLPDFGFVYMSFNMADPRIGHNQDPERDRRNRLLRMAIRKAFDWDQRNQRFYNDMGIIFPGIIPPRLDAHDPDLPESYVKADYTQAREYLEAGGWTAENLPILEYGVTATVLDIQMFEQFRGWLEKIGYPREKVVLKTYASFGDYNRAVKQKEVMLIPMGWNLDYPDSENVLQLFYGPNQSPGSNTSNYDNPEFNKLFKQTKTMQPSPERTELYQKMNRMILEDVPTISGMTRNNPYVWYHNVVYYHSDSPHGSLLKYAYMRPGSTGEGMN; this is encoded by the coding sequence ATGGCTAAGAAGCTGATAACATCATTGGCGGCAGTGGGTCTCCTGCTCACGATTCCGTGTGGCTGTAAAAAACCGTTCAGCGACCGTGAGCAGGACAATAATGTCTTTCGTTTTTCGGGCTCGGGCTCCCCGGTGACGATGGATCCGGCCGCAGCCTCGTCCACTTACGAGAATCTGGTGGTTACCAGCATCTACGATCAGTTCTACGAATATAAGTATCTGGCCCGCCCCTTCGAGCTGAAGCCAAAGCTGGCGGCCGGCATGCCCGATGTCAGCGATGACGGGTTGGTTTACACTTTCCGGATCAAAAAAGGCATTCGCTATGCCGACGACCCCTGTTTTCCGGATGGCGAGGGACGGGAAGTCGTGGTCCAGGACTTTATTTTTTCACTCAAGCGAATCTTCGACCCGAAGAATCTTCCCCAGGGTGAGTGGGTCTGGCGGGGCAAAATCAAGGGCCTCGACGAATGGAAGGCGACCGGCTCCGACTACTCTCAAGAAATCGAGGGGCTCAAGGCGGTCGACGACTATACGCTCCAGATCACGGTCAACGAGCCCTTCCCGCAACTCGTCTACACCCTGGCCATGGGCTACTCCTCCTTCGTGCCCCGGGAAGCCGTCGAACATTACGGCAAGGAGTTCTCCCTGAATCCGGTCGGCAGCGGCCCCTACGCCCTCAAGTCCTTCACCACGCGTAAAGCGGTGCTGGCCAAAAACGAAAATTACCGTGAAGAGTATTTCGACCTCGAATACGAGGGCTACGACCCGGAAACACAAGCTTGGGTGGGACTCGAGGTACTGGACGGAAAACGCATCCCCATCATGGACAACGTGGAAGCGCATTTCATGAAGGAGAGCATGACCCGATGGAACTCCCTGAACAAAGGCAACGAGATCCACTTCGGAAAAATTCCGACCGCGTTGACCCACATGGTCGCCTCCCAACTGAAGCCACTCAAGCTGAAGCCGGACTACGCGAAAAAATTCAAAGGCATGAGCTTACCCGATTTCGGTTTCGTCTACATGTCTTTCAACATGGCCGACCCGCGAATCGGCCACAACCAGGACCCGGAACGGGACAGGCGGAACCGACTCCTGCGCATGGCGATCCGGAAAGCATTCGATTGGGACCAAAGAAACCAGCGCTTCTACAATGACATGGGGATCATCTTCCCTGGCATTATTCCCCCTCGGCTCGACGCACACGATCCGGATCTTCCCGAATCCTACGTGAAGGCCGACTACACACAGGCACGGGAATATCTGGAGGCGGGTGGCTGGACGGCCGAGAACCTCCCCATTTTGGAATACGGCGTCACCGCGACTGTGCTGGACATCCAGATGTTCGAGCAATTCCGCGGCTGGCTGGAAAAGATCGGCTATCCCCGCGAAAAAGTTGTGCTCAAGACCTACGCCTCTTTCGGCGATTACAACCGGGCGGTGAAACAGAAGGAAGTCATGCTCATCCCCATGGGCTGGAACCTTGACTATCCGGACAGCGAGAACGTCCTGCAACTTTTCTACGGGCCGAACCAAAGCCCGGGCTCCAACACCTCGAACTACGACAACCCGGAATTCAACAAGCTCTTCAAGCAAACGAAGACCATGCAACCCAGCCCGGAACGCACCGAGCTTTACCAAAAAATGAACCGGATGATTCTGGAAGACGTGCCCACTATCTCCGGCATGACGCGTAACAATCCTTACGTCTGGTATCACAATGTCGTCTACTACCACTCCGACAGTCCGCACGGCAGCTTGCTGAAGTATGCCTACATGCGGCCCGGGTCCACAGGGGAGGGAATGAACTAG
- a CDS encoding PA14 domain-containing protein — protein sequence MSIRSNAARAASLVEKRRSDAATTAPPVTSRVPRTLAAACIAAASFGPCLTASAQTPVALPFETDFESDEGYSLGPLTADSWWDIGADLDAEILSPGAGSSQAFGFFGNDWLVLTSEPQTAQVFWVDFFLKPVFADQSNLPTSIPSLQSAVTGFVKEGGAGEIYAVDGDGLGSGQWSSTGFTSPLAADGESALDWIRLSYRLDYAANNWDLFVDGELQRYDLGFLDDSLTAFADFGLFGDAETQSLLDYYYVGTGNPLFNDASNDGLPDAWLTGYGLDPNLYQRNADSDFDGLSNITEFALGTSPALADTSGDGLDDGLKVLLGEDPLGTTADPFGTVPFADSFESDAVGPFLDGTRLWEFTGVDAEILMWSGAPEGTQYLRVTEEAPVSLSRIFGDTQSHDSVWIDFHLAVGYYDGATPPEITAPRAASAFYFGTDGLLRVFDGNQQGGGQWLALDHPPVELGAWARLTVHHDYAAQTWSVWIDDVNYGQNLGFRDTVPAFSYLQFDQLNALDGVSVDAIEPAALDNDGDGLMNSGETTAGTDPDNPDSSGDGMNDGNKVAHGLDPLVSDSFIDVLQSDGQGGYFWETEFAVAEGYAAGALDGQNGWTAAAATVTSGETVEFADPLAPASMQHYFGAGTQVPVWLSFRARLTPGELPETVGDEGHPLSLVFGAAFPNSLSVYDAGAAEWTEFVVTPDLEAWNDYDIYLDYAAGRATLLLNGSLIAADLPFYNRDGNALTRLRLLREALAEAPSEPGSATEIDSITLATAEPAGLDFSGDGMTNDEKRALGLDPWLNDNSGDGFSDVWILQYGLDPLVAYDPDSDLDGDGLAMIGEYDLGTDPTDPDSDGDGLSDGAGVDLRLRLASDTGVELDASGNVSIWQDQSLYGNDASQSDAAMRPGLVANAYNGQPALVFDGQDDYLAGLSDFDASAGDFTLIVVHRQTGGQSESAPFSYSATGTATGAPLLAYGPQAGHFGIHAVGLGTDGVYLDLGPNHEQRLSIASVRRSGGADGLDGELALRALTDHVATEASGIQSWTSGETTGYYVGQKQPVGTDLFGGEILEILVYDASLSEAQLKQVEQHLAGRYAIDLDQDPDGDGLLYIEEDPNQNGIVDPGETDPFNADTDGDGIYDPLSVAWTADPVADATALQLQGDGSKGLHIGFESAEGFQPGQLGGQQQWEASRIFRVDGESGADTSAQSLRSKAHPYVDTFAHAKRYLSAAGEPVVWVSFQAKLHPIDLIRPEDIDPDAGAVFGITNNGTISVFDVDQSEWLSAPFTGEPEAWVRYDVRLDYAAKTWKLCVDGVTVFEAVPFVDPNRDTLSNFTVLQEGGAASFNWIDEITIQNVEPEGLDFDGDGLDNDTERSMGTDPNSADTDGDTLPDGWEVQHGFDPLDTEDALTNTDGDILTAAEEFRFGTDHTLSDSDGDGIDDGYGMPGLVRRQIWKDVKGKRLNVLIHHTDFPEGENRTEWLDKLEIDGNQGDTYADRTRGFIVPEESGDYVFHLVGDDHTEFWLSSDSHAYNKERIAYVATFTNPIQWDLYPEQTSEVVTLEAGVRYYFEVLHAEMWAGDYFKVAWSRPDVGSPREVISAPYLLSWLPDPDDQDDDGLPDAWEMQYGLDPSDASAPLEGAYRDFDADGLSNFQEMNLQSDPSARDTDGDGYWDGIEHLEETSILEATDAPTHLLPNDVPTTLIGQATVAKPYLAADGTEILFANGDGLLNGKGAHGVMREIGVTENFDLIVRVDSFQGSFPGDSGLFGLFMRSSSNADADSIGIYRDANSFHGIRTVGDSPGTNESLKNTVDTGDAPVWLRMRKISGSIVEISYSVNGSLWTKLGSHLWTSPEIPIVGLFVASGDGVELAKATYEIEQLDLDSDSDGLLDSEEAVAGTDAQLVDSDGDGISDYDEARLYLSDPNSNDMGASELVQVLDLTTGTGLTGEWLSDANGIHSNAAGGILRQPVTLSADGLYELDLTATPFEYTGNLSEYEIAVTVDGQFVQRISFYMFDGETDTKKIVLPWLQAGTHQIELQFVNFKQNRNIRFTSMALSRHGGVDADTNGKADWIDHRLNLINGIEATSLSSITSPFCLEGRSRYVSMLSGDALAAQPAPADRWYTNIDLNASATTTANVGFENGGLSQNVELTWEQTNLIDANGATVKIRKGDSLLLNAVPAGQATGSVEVTVTGEQPLVSTVESPIPVNFDTAGTFTVTGTWSDAGTTSTGQIAVEVVEADFARSPIAMVAETRSWVNPDLPEDVIVESDMRTLVTEADPTQAGDRVLEITTDSLNSRYVAARLSPNGPILTTQEIRGQRAASTTATSYKLVERYEDGTGLYEVAVVLFDVYPETEVHLDIYAAGVMFEDGSLYKVLTPDDFNELGVAYVGFIRAGTAKGSFCHRTYIYDAVINLGQPRG from the coding sequence GTGTCCATCCGTAGCAACGCTGCGAGAGCAGCGTCCCTTGTCGAAAAACGACGTAGCGATGCCGCGACAACGGCGCCCCCCGTAACCTCTCGCGTCCCCCGAACGCTCGCCGCCGCCTGCATCGCCGCCGCATCTTTTGGACCCTGCCTCACCGCGTCGGCCCAGACCCCGGTTGCCTTGCCTTTCGAGACGGATTTCGAATCCGACGAAGGCTACAGTCTGGGACCCTTGACCGCCGACAGTTGGTGGGACATCGGTGCCGATCTTGACGCCGAGATTCTGAGCCCGGGAGCGGGCAGTTCGCAGGCCTTCGGCTTTTTTGGCAACGATTGGCTTGTCCTGACCTCGGAACCGCAAACCGCGCAGGTCTTCTGGGTGGATTTTTTCCTCAAGCCGGTTTTCGCCGACCAAAGCAATTTGCCGACATCCATCCCTTCGCTCCAGTCGGCCGTCACCGGCTTCGTCAAAGAAGGCGGCGCGGGTGAAATCTATGCAGTGGATGGCGACGGCCTCGGTTCGGGCCAGTGGTCGTCCACGGGCTTCACGAGCCCGCTTGCTGCCGACGGCGAATCGGCCCTCGACTGGATTCGCCTCAGCTATCGTCTCGATTACGCGGCCAACAACTGGGATCTGTTTGTCGATGGCGAACTGCAGCGCTACGACTTGGGCTTCCTCGATGATAGTCTGACTGCGTTCGCGGATTTCGGCCTGTTCGGGGATGCGGAAACGCAGAGCCTGCTCGACTATTATTACGTCGGCACCGGAAATCCGCTTTTCAACGACGCTTCCAACGATGGTCTGCCCGACGCATGGCTCACCGGCTACGGGCTCGACCCGAATCTATACCAGCGTAACGCGGATTCCGACTTCGATGGCCTTTCCAATATCACCGAGTTTGCCCTGGGCACGAGTCCGGCCCTGGCCGACACCTCGGGCGACGGTCTGGACGACGGTCTCAAAGTCCTGCTAGGTGAGGATCCGCTCGGCACCACCGCCGATCCGTTCGGCACGGTTCCGTTTGCCGATAGTTTTGAGAGCGATGCGGTCGGCCCGTTCCTGGACGGTACCCGCCTTTGGGAATTCACGGGCGTCGATGCTGAAATCCTCATGTGGTCGGGCGCGCCGGAAGGGACCCAATACTTGCGGGTCACCGAAGAAGCGCCCGTGTCGCTCAGCCGGATTTTTGGAGACACCCAAAGTCATGATTCGGTCTGGATCGACTTTCACCTCGCGGTTGGCTATTACGACGGGGCCACGCCGCCAGAGATCACGGCACCGCGCGCCGCTTCGGCCTTCTATTTCGGTACTGACGGTCTGCTCCGGGTCTTCGACGGCAATCAGCAGGGGGGCGGCCAATGGCTCGCCCTCGACCATCCGCCGGTCGAGCTGGGCGCCTGGGCGCGGCTGACCGTGCATCACGACTACGCGGCCCAGACCTGGTCGGTATGGATCGACGATGTCAATTACGGGCAGAATCTCGGCTTCCGCGATACCGTTCCCGCTTTCAGCTACCTGCAATTCGATCAACTCAACGCCCTCGACGGTGTCAGCGTGGATGCCATTGAGCCCGCCGCGCTCGACAACGACGGCGACGGTCTCATGAACTCCGGGGAAACCACCGCCGGCACCGATCCCGACAACCCCGACAGCTCGGGGGATGGCATGAACGATGGCAATAAAGTCGCGCACGGGCTGGACCCGTTGGTAAGCGATTCCTTTATCGATGTCCTCCAATCGGACGGGCAGGGCGGCTACTTCTGGGAGACGGAATTCGCGGTCGCCGAAGGCTATGCCGCCGGTGCGCTCGACGGTCAGAACGGCTGGACGGCCGCCGCCGCCACGGTCACCTCGGGCGAGACGGTCGAGTTCGCCGATCCGCTGGCCCCGGCTTCCATGCAGCACTATTTCGGGGCAGGCACGCAGGTTCCTGTCTGGCTGAGCTTCCGCGCCCGGCTGACGCCCGGCGAATTGCCTGAAACCGTCGGCGACGAAGGTCACCCACTATCGCTTGTTTTCGGTGCCGCATTCCCCAACAGCCTGTCCGTTTACGACGCCGGTGCCGCCGAATGGACCGAGTTTGTCGTCACGCCCGACCTCGAGGCATGGAACGACTACGATATCTATCTCGATTATGCCGCCGGGCGCGCCACCCTTTTGCTGAACGGCTCGCTCATCGCCGCCGACCTGCCATTTTATAATCGGGACGGCAATGCCCTGACTCGTCTGCGCCTGCTGCGCGAGGCCTTGGCGGAAGCGCCGAGTGAGCCGGGTAGCGCCACGGAGATCGACTCGATCACGCTCGCCACCGCCGAGCCCGCCGGCCTCGACTTTTCGGGCGACGGCATGACCAACGATGAAAAGCGCGCCCTCGGTCTCGACCCCTGGCTCAACGATAATTCCGGCGACGGCTTTTCCGATGTCTGGATTCTCCAATACGGGCTGGACCCGCTCGTCGCTTACGATCCCGACAGTGATCTGGACGGCGACGGCCTCGCCATGATCGGGGAATACGACCTCGGCACCGACCCAACCGATCCGGATTCGGACGGCGATGGATTGAGCGATGGGGCGGGTGTCGATCTGCGGCTCCGTCTCGCTTCGGACACCGGCGTCGAACTCGATGCCTCCGGTAATGTTTCCATTTGGCAGGATCAGTCGCTCTACGGCAACGATGCTTCCCAGTCCGATGCGGCCATGCGTCCCGGTCTGGTCGCGAACGCCTATAACGGTCAGCCCGCTCTTGTTTTCGACGGACAGGACGACTATCTCGCAGGCCTGTCCGATTTCGATGCCTCTGCCGGTGACTTCACCCTCATCGTGGTGCACCGGCAGACGGGTGGGCAGTCCGAAAGCGCACCGTTCAGCTACAGCGCGACCGGCACCGCTACCGGAGCCCCGCTGCTGGCCTACGGGCCGCAGGCAGGTCACTTCGGCATCCATGCCGTCGGCCTCGGAACGGACGGCGTGTATCTCGACCTCGGCCCCAACCACGAGCAACGACTTTCCATCGCCTCGGTCCGCCGTAGCGGCGGCGCGGACGGCCTGGACGGCGAACTCGCCCTCCGCGCCCTGACCGACCATGTGGCAACCGAAGCGAGTGGCATCCAGTCGTGGACGAGCGGCGAGACCACCGGCTACTACGTGGGCCAAAAGCAACCCGTCGGCACCGACCTCTTCGGCGGTGAAATTTTGGAAATTCTCGTTTACGATGCCTCCTTGAGCGAGGCGCAGCTCAAGCAAGTCGAGCAGCACCTCGCCGGCCGCTATGCCATCGACTTGGATCAGGATCCGGATGGCGACGGTCTGCTCTACATCGAAGAAGATCCCAATCAAAACGGCATCGTCGATCCGGGCGAGACCGACCCCTTCAACGCCGACACCGACGGCGACGGAATTTACGATCCCCTGAGTGTCGCTTGGACGGCCGATCCGGTCGCCGACGCCACCGCCCTCCAACTTCAAGGCGACGGCTCGAAAGGCCTGCACATCGGCTTCGAATCCGCCGAAGGTTTTCAGCCGGGGCAGCTGGGTGGCCAGCAACAATGGGAAGCCTCCCGGATCTTCAGAGTGGACGGCGAGTCCGGCGCGGACACCTCGGCGCAGTCGCTCCGCTCCAAGGCCCATCCCTACGTCGATACCTTTGCCCATGCCAAGCGCTATCTCAGCGCCGCAGGCGAGCCGGTCGTCTGGGTTTCCTTCCAGGCGAAGTTGCACCCCATCGATCTGATCCGGCCCGAAGATATCGATCCGGACGCCGGGGCCGTCTTCGGCATCACCAATAACGGAACCATTTCCGTCTTCGATGTGGATCAGTCCGAGTGGCTGAGCGCTCCGTTTACCGGAGAACCTGAGGCCTGGGTGCGCTACGATGTGCGGCTCGATTACGCGGCCAAAACCTGGAAGCTTTGCGTCGATGGCGTCACCGTCTTCGAAGCCGTCCCCTTCGTCGATCCCAACCGCGATACCCTCTCGAACTTCACCGTCCTCCAGGAAGGCGGCGCAGCCTCCTTCAATTGGATCGACGAAATCACCATCCAGAACGTCGAGCCCGAGGGCCTCGACTTCGACGGCGACGGTCTGGACAACGATACGGAACGCAGTATGGGCACCGACCCGAATTCAGCCGACACCGACGGCGACACGCTGCCGGACGGCTGGGAGGTGCAGCATGGCTTCGATCCATTGGATACTGAAGACGCACTGACAAATACCGACGGGGATATCCTGACAGCCGCGGAAGAGTTCCGTTTCGGCACGGATCATACGCTAAGCGACAGCGATGGCGACGGAATCGACGACGGTTACGGCATGCCCGGACTGGTCCGCCGTCAAATCTGGAAGGATGTTAAAGGCAAACGTTTGAACGTTCTCATCCATCACACCGATTTCCCTGAAGGTGAAAACAGGACGGAGTGGCTCGACAAGCTCGAGATCGATGGCAACCAGGGCGATACTTATGCAGATCGAACCCGCGGATTCATCGTTCCCGAGGAAAGCGGCGATTATGTCTTCCACCTGGTGGGTGACGACCATACGGAATTCTGGCTGAGCAGCGATTCGCACGCCTACAACAAAGAGCGTATCGCTTACGTCGCGACTTTCACGAACCCGATTCAGTGGGACCTGTATCCCGAGCAAACATCGGAGGTCGTGACGCTTGAAGCAGGCGTTCGCTACTATTTCGAAGTGTTACATGCCGAAATGTGGGCGGGAGACTATTTCAAAGTGGCATGGAGCCGCCCGGATGTGGGCTCACCGCGCGAGGTTATTTCAGCTCCATATTTGCTCTCCTGGCTGCCGGACCCGGACGATCAGGACGACGATGGTTTGCCGGATGCCTGGGAGATGCAGTATGGCCTCGATCCTTCAGATGCAAGCGCCCCGCTCGAAGGTGCGTATCGCGACTTCGATGCCGACGGCCTGAGCAATTTTCAGGAAATGAATCTCCAAAGCGATCCGTCCGCCAGGGACACCGACGGCGATGGCTATTGGGACGGTATCGAGCATCTGGAGGAAACTTCCATTCTGGAGGCGACGGATGCGCCGACCCATTTACTCCCGAATGACGTGCCGACCACCTTAATCGGGCAGGCCACGGTTGCCAAACCTTACCTGGCGGCCGACGGCACGGAAATCCTCTTCGCCAACGGCGACGGCCTTCTGAACGGCAAGGGCGCACACGGAGTCATGCGGGAGATCGGCGTGACCGAGAACTTCGACCTGATCGTTCGTGTCGATTCGTTTCAAGGCAGTTTCCCGGGCGATTCGGGCCTCTTCGGACTGTTCATGCGCTCGTCGAGCAACGCGGACGCCGACTCCATCGGGATCTACCGGGATGCCAACTCCTTTCATGGGATCAGAACTGTCGGCGACAGCCCCGGCACGAACGAGAGCCTGAAAAATACGGTGGATACAGGCGACGCGCCCGTGTGGCTGCGTATGCGGAAAATCTCGGGTTCCATTGTGGAAATCTCCTATTCCGTGAACGGTTCGCTCTGGACGAAGTTGGGAAGCCATCTCTGGACGTCTCCAGAGATTCCGATCGTCGGCCTGTTTGTAGCGAGTGGTGACGGCGTCGAACTGGCCAAGGCGACTTACGAAATAGAACAACTCGATTTGGACAGCGATTCGGACGGTCTCTTGGACTCTGAGGAGGCCGTTGCCGGTACCGACGCCCAACTGGTCGATTCGGACGGAGATGGGATCAGCGATTACGATGAAGCCCGTCTCTATCTAAGCGACCCCAATTCTAACGACATGGGGGCCAGCGAGTTGGTCCAGGTCTTGGATTTGACCACGGGAACGGGCCTGACCGGAGAATGGCTTTCAGATGCAAACGGCATCCATTCAAACGCAGCCGGAGGCATCCTCCGCCAGCCGGTTACGCTTTCCGCAGACGGACTCTACGAACTCGATCTCACCGCCACGCCGTTCGAATACACCGGCAATCTCTCCGAATACGAGATTGCCGTCACGGTGGATGGCCAGTTCGTGCAGCGGATTTCGTTCTACATGTTTGACGGCGAAACCGACACGAAGAAGATCGTCTTACCCTGGCTGCAAGCGGGCACGCACCAGATCGAACTGCAGTTTGTCAACTTCAAGCAAAACCGGAATATTAGATTCACTTCCATGGCACTCAGCCGTCATGGCGGGGTGGATGCCGACACCAACGGAAAAGCCGATTGGATCGACCATCGCCTCAACTTGATCAACGGCATCGAAGCGACCTCGCTCAGCAGCATCACCTCGCCGTTCTGCCTCGAAGGGCGTAGCCGCTATGTGTCCATGCTATCCGGTGACGCCCTTGCCGCCCAGCCGGCACCCGCCGACCGCTGGTATACGAATATCGATTTAAATGCGTCGGCGACCACAACGGCAAACGTCGGATTTGAAAACGGCGGCTTGAGTCAAAATGTCGAACTCACGTGGGAACAAACCAACCTTATCGATGCAAATGGAGCCACGGTGAAGATTCGCAAAGGCGACTCCCTCCTGCTCAATGCCGTGCCCGCAGGTCAGGCGACAGGCTCAGTCGAAGTGACCGTAACCGGCGAACAGCCTCTGGTCTCGACTGTCGAAAGCCCAATCCCCGTGAATTTCGACACCGCAGGCACGTTTACAGTAACCGGCACTTGGTCGGATGCGGGAACCACATCGACCGGTCAAATCGCCGTTGAAGTGGTCGAAGCAGACTTCGCCAGAAGTCCCATCGCCATGGTCGCCGAGACGCGCTCATGGGTGAACCCCGATTTACCCGAAGATGTCATCGTCGAGTCGGATATGCGGACTCTGGTCACCGAAGCCGATCCGACACAAGCGGGGGATCGTGTGCTCGAAATCACGACCGATTCTTTGAATTCCCGCTATGTAGCCGCAAGGCTGAGCCCCAACGGTCCGATCCTCACGACACAAGAGATACGGGGTCAACGTGCGGCGAGCACGACCGCAACCAGCTACAAACTGGTCGAACGGTATGAGGACGGAACCGGACTTTACGAAGTTGCTGTCGTCTTGTTCGATGTCTATCCGGAAACGGAAGTGCACTTGGATATCTATGCCGCAGGTGTCATGTTTGAGGATGGGAGCCTGTATAAGGTTCTCACCCCGGACGACTTCAATGAACTTGGAGTGGCATATGTAGGTTTCATTCGCGCTGGCACCGCGAAAGGTTCGTTCTGCCATCGCACTTATATCTATGATGCCGTAATCAATCTTGGCCAACCCCGGGGATAG